One Candidatus Polarisedimenticolia bacterium genomic region harbors:
- a CDS encoding DUF3341 domain-containing protein: NSDSQANEIVDRLKNSGFSSNDISVLFPDKTGTKDFAHEKNTKAPEGATTGAGVGGVLGGTLGWLAGIGSLAIPGLGPFIAAGPIMAALSGAAVGAAAGGLTGALVGMGIPEYEAKRYESKIKEGNILISVHSEDRDEVRRAKEIFTSCNAEGIATAGEEKVADDQKVRTSRPTPYVAGQDRPTR, from the coding sequence GAACAGCGACTCGCAAGCCAATGAGATTGTTGATCGCCTCAAGAACTCCGGATTCTCGTCGAACGACATCTCCGTGCTGTTTCCAGACAAGACCGGCACTAAGGATTTCGCGCACGAGAAGAACACCAAGGCTCCCGAGGGGGCGACGACCGGCGCGGGCGTCGGCGGAGTCCTGGGAGGCACCCTGGGCTGGCTGGCCGGCATCGGCTCGCTGGCCATTCCGGGACTCGGTCCGTTCATCGCCGCCGGCCCCATCATGGCGGCCCTCAGCGGCGCGGCCGTGGGCGCGGCAGCCGGCGGTTTGACGGGGGCCCTCGTCGGCATGGGAATCCCCGAATACGAAGCCAAGCGCTACGAGAGCAAGATCAAGGAGGGAAACATCCTCATTTCGGTGCACTCGGAGGACCGTGACGAGGTCCGCCGCGCGAAGGAGATCTTCACCAGCTGCAACGCCGAGGGAATCGCCACCGCCGGAGAGGAGAAGGTCGCGGATGACCAGAAGGTCCGGACTTCGAGACCGACCCCCTACGTCGCAGGGCAGGATCGCCCCACACGTTGA